Proteins encoded together in one Campylobacter concisus window:
- a CDS encoding polyprenyl synthetase family protein, with protein sequence MSLLEDFVKFLNENLPKVPSFHPCYEEALGVMLKAGGKHFRALLLLGVVESVDKSLTQKAMRVALGLEMMHTYSLIHDDLPSMDNASLRRGTPTLHVTYDETTAILAGDALNTHAFYEISRAELPADTRIKCVEILSENAGVSGMVLGQALDCFFENTNKEDIKRAKAKFGLSGKMLSLDELVFLHIHKTAKLIAASLKMGAVIVNLDEKECEKIYDIGLKLGLAFQIQDDIIDLTSDEVAAGKPVHNDLAKNSFTNLLGLSGAKKKKDELICEIEEALKQVDANIAKMILELTDKHLR encoded by the coding sequence ATGAGCCTACTTGAGGACTTTGTAAAATTTTTAAACGAAAATTTACCAAAGGTGCCTAGCTTTCATCCTTGCTACGAGGAGGCGCTTGGCGTTATGCTAAAGGCTGGAGGCAAGCACTTTAGGGCACTATTGCTTCTTGGTGTGGTGGAAAGTGTGGATAAAAGCCTCACGCAAAAGGCCATGAGAGTGGCTTTAGGGCTTGAAATGATGCATACATACTCGCTTATCCATGATGACTTGCCATCAATGGATAACGCAAGCCTTAGGCGCGGCACACCAACGCTTCATGTGACATACGACGAAACGACTGCGATACTTGCAGGAGATGCGCTAAATACGCATGCTTTTTATGAAATTTCACGCGCTGAGTTGCCAGCTGACACTCGTATAAAGTGCGTGGAAATTTTAAGCGAGAATGCTGGCGTTAGCGGCATGGTGCTAGGTCAGGCGCTGGATTGTTTTTTTGAAAATACAAACAAAGAGGACATCAAAAGAGCAAAGGCTAAATTTGGTCTCTCTGGCAAGATGCTAAGCCTTGATGAGCTAGTCTTTTTGCACATCCACAAAACCGCAAAGCTCATCGCTGCAAGCCTAAAAATGGGCGCTGTGATAGTAAATTTAGACGAAAAAGAGTGCGAGAAAATTTATGATATCGGCCTAAAGCTTGGGCTTGCTTTTCAGATACAAGATGATATCATCGATCTTACAAGCGACGAAGTGGCCGCTGGAAAGCCCGTGCATAACGACTTAGCTAAAAACTCATTTACAAATTTACTTGGTCTATCTGGCGCAAAAAAGAAAAAAGATGAGCTTATTTGCGAGATAGAAGAGGCGCTAAAACAGGTAGATGCAAATATCGCAAAAATGATCTTAGAGCTTACAGACAAGCATCTAAGATAG
- a CDS encoding DUF7488 domain-containing protein, which yields MRLNYKFALAFLLSALCLNADPRPTQEDFNACFEKNKNSIVSVNKHFGVAITKNLIAVPKSEGAPLGEYVKFDPYLQLFLVRSSKELSPVVMADETNEERIKKSTWVGILNDANNTVMGHIKSLGQNLGDFDTLSFEYNATGEINTPCCKMIGIAVGADKFIPNRYLKHFVSYDDVYYGDIGVKFLQKEDKFFVGLVDPLGRGKMMMVDDELVSINGIKPKSLRELNEMVLFAPKGAKLDIIVKRDREQLLFQVPVSGDVKFNQSLEVNAPSSLDMPNFNIMPKEAQTMFDDKVLVDYGITVDKNLIVTKVEPKSNAEIFGIKIGDKILGYNKESVSNREELLEKIGDLQNFVLLFTRNDFQFFARVPK from the coding sequence ATGAGACTAAATTATAAATTTGCCCTTGCATTTTTGCTATCAGCGCTTTGCCTAAACGCTGATCCTAGACCTACGCAAGAGGACTTTAACGCCTGCTTTGAAAAGAATAAAAACTCAATCGTCTCGGTAAATAAACACTTTGGCGTGGCTATCACTAAAAATTTGATCGCAGTGCCAAAAAGCGAAGGAGCTCCACTTGGCGAATATGTCAAATTTGACCCATATTTGCAGCTTTTTTTAGTGCGCTCTAGCAAGGAGCTAAGCCCTGTTGTGATGGCTGATGAGACCAATGAGGAGCGCATAAAAAAGAGCACTTGGGTTGGCATTTTAAACGACGCAAATAACACCGTCATGGGTCACATCAAGTCTTTAGGGCAAAATTTAGGCGACTTTGACACATTAAGCTTCGAGTATAACGCGACTGGCGAGATAAACACACCTTGTTGCAAGATGATAGGCATAGCTGTTGGAGCTGATAAATTTATACCAAATCGCTATTTAAAGCACTTTGTATCTTACGATGACGTATATTACGGCGATATCGGCGTGAAATTCTTGCAAAAAGAGGATAAATTTTTTGTGGGTCTTGTTGATCCACTAGGCCGCGGCAAGATGATGATGGTAGATGATGAGCTTGTTAGTATAAATGGCATAAAACCAAAGAGTCTAAGAGAGCTAAATGAGATGGTGCTTTTTGCTCCAAAGGGCGCAAAACTAGATATCATCGTAAAGCGTGATAGAGAGCAGCTGCTTTTTCAGGTGCCAGTAAGCGGAGATGTGAAATTTAATCAAAGCTTAGAAGTGAATGCACCATCAAGTCTTGATATGCCTAACTTTAACATCATGCCAAAAGAAGCGCAAACGATGTTTGACGATAAGGTTTTGGTTGATTATGGCATTACGGTTGATAAAAATTTGATAGTTACAAAGGTCGAGCCAAAGTCAAATGCTGAGATTTTTGGTATCAAGATCGGCGATAAAATTTTAGGCTACAACAAAGAGAGCGTGAGCAACCGCGAGGAGCTTTTAGAAAAGATCGGCGACCTGCAAAATTTCGTGCTTTTATTTACTAGAAACGACTTTCAGTTTTTTGCAAGAGTGCCAAAATGA
- a CDS encoding YbaB/EbfC family nucleoid-associated protein, with protein MFEGFDFSKMGQMLEDVQKQAKQMEEESKNKEFGAKSGGGLVSVRANGSGEILDISIDDSLLEDKESMQILLISAVNDVLKSVEADKKNTASRMLGGLASMGIK; from the coding sequence ATGTTTGAGGGATTTGACTTTTCAAAGATGGGGCAGATGCTTGAGGATGTGCAAAAGCAGGCCAAGCAGATGGAAGAAGAGAGCAAAAATAAAGAATTTGGCGCAAAAAGCGGTGGCGGACTAGTGAGCGTGAGAGCAAACGGTAGCGGCGAGATACTTGATATCAGCATAGATGATAGCTTGCTTGAAGATAAAGAGAGCATGCAAATTTTGCTAATAAGCGCCGTAAATGACGTGCTAAAATCAGTTGAGGCCGATAAGAAAAACACCGCTTCAAGGATGCTTGGCGGCCTTGCTTCGATGGGGATAAAATGA
- the panD gene encoding aspartate 1-decarboxylase, which yields MNIEILASKIHRAVVTDANLNYVGSISIGEELMKAANLIENQKVEILDVNNGERFATYVIKGKKGEICLNGAAARKVCVGDVVIIVAYASMKFKKAKKFKPTIVHVNNKNEIIKE from the coding sequence ATGAATATAGAAATTTTAGCTAGCAAGATCCACAGAGCTGTCGTAACAGACGCAAATTTAAACTATGTTGGCTCGATCAGCATCGGCGAGGAGCTAATGAAAGCTGCAAATTTGATAGAAAATCAAAAGGTTGAAATTTTAGACGTAAATAACGGCGAGAGATTTGCCACATACGTGATCAAGGGCAAAAAAGGCGAAATTTGCCTAAACGGCGCGGCTGCTAGAAAGGTCTGTGTTGGCGACGTGGTCATCATCGTGGCTTATGCTAGTATGAAATTTAAAAAGGCTAAGAAATTTAAGCCAACCATCGTGCATGTAAATAACAAAAACGAGATCATAAAGGAGTAG